Within Candidatus Gracilibacteria bacterium, the genomic segment CTCATATATCACTTCTCCACCTCTACCTGAATAGTTGAGAGAGCATGGGGTACCTGAGATATCACATCATGGAGGTCGGGATTTACTTCTTGCCCTACCGAGTCCATAGGCGTGATACCAAAATCACTCACAACTTTTTGCATTCAGCGCACAATAGAACCAATTCATTCTACCCAATTATTTTTTACAAAATCTTCGGGTATATGTTCGAGAGCACGTTCGAGATTATCGAGGATGGGGAGAAATTTGAGTATTGTTTTATCCTCTACCCATGGACCGATTTGTGCTGATTCTTCTCGGCTTCGACGGATGAGATTACTATAGTCCGATTGTGCACGAGCGAGCTGTTCTCGTAAATCAATAATTGTATTTTGGAGTTCCTGGAAGAGGACATTAGGGTCCGTGTCATTTCATTGTGCACCTTGTCCAGTAGATCATCCTGAGTTTTCAATACTCTCTGAAGGAGATTCTTCTACGATTTGTGGGTCAATAGCGGGGTCTGATGGCATAGGAGGAATAAATAGTAAAATAGGAGCACAAGAAGTGAAACTTCTCGTCTTTTTTGGGATATATTTTTCTTACTTGAGCAGAGATTTCTTAGCGGCTTGTACGAGAGTAGAGAGCTTTTTCTTTGCTGCGACTGCGGCTGGTGATTTTCAGAGTTTTTTGAGAATGCCAGATTTTTCTGCATAGATGGATTCTATTTTATGCTGTATTTCGACAGCATCAATGCCATTTTTTTTGAGCTCTGAGATAGTTTCAGCGAGTTCCATTTTCGCGAGGTCGAGAAATTTCATCAGATCATCTTTTTTTGAAAGAAGGAGTTTTTTATTTTCTGGAGTCCAATATTCTTTTTTGATTTCCTTGAGAGCGTTCTGATGTGTTGTGAGGATTTCTTTCCCTGCATCTATTGCCTGGTCTGTGAGAGTGGTTGATTTTTTGGTGCCTTTTTTACCAGTTGTTGAGAGATTTTTTTGAGCATATTTTGCTCCCACGACCACGCCAGCGAGATATCCCAGTGCAATAAGAAATTTTTTCATACAAAAAGAATTAAGAAATAATGTTCTTATTGTATAGGACTTTTATTGC encodes:
- a CDS encoding nucleotide exchange factor GrpE, with translation MPSDPAIDPQIVEESPSESIENSGGSTGQGAQGNDTDPNVLFQELQNTIIDLREQLARAQSDYSNLIRRSREESAQIGPWVEDKTILKFLPILDNLERALEHIPEDFVKNNWVEGIGSIVRGMQKVVSDFGITPMDSVGQEVNPDLHDVISQVPHALSTIQVEVEKGYMRGEKALRHAKVIVGDGQLSSE